One window from the genome of Fulvivirga lutea encodes:
- the gldF gene encoding gliding motility-associated ABC transporter permease subunit GldF — protein MIQILSKEINGFLNSLIGYIVISVFLTGIGLLMWVFPETSVLEYGYADMETLFSLGPYVFMFLIPAITMRMFAEEKKAGTMELLLTKPLTDWQIILGKYLSGFILVVVALIPTLIYYFTIYQLGNPLGNVDTAGVIGSYIGLVALGAVFTSIGILSSLITTNQIVSFIIAVFLCFFIYTGFESLAAINVWSSSSLFIEQLGILYHYRAMSKGLIDTRNLIYFLSVLTFMLMLTKFILGSRRW, from the coding sequence ATGATTCAGATTTTATCTAAAGAGATCAATGGCTTTCTGAATTCCTTAATAGGATACATAGTTATATCCGTTTTTCTAACAGGTATTGGCTTATTAATGTGGGTCTTTCCTGAAACTTCCGTTTTGGAATATGGCTATGCCGATATGGAGACTTTGTTTAGTCTCGGGCCCTATGTTTTCATGTTCTTAATACCCGCCATTACCATGCGTATGTTTGCAGAAGAAAAGAAGGCAGGCACCATGGAGCTTCTTCTTACCAAGCCACTTACCGACTGGCAAATTATTTTAGGCAAATACCTATCTGGCTTCATTTTGGTGGTGGTTGCTTTAATACCTACGCTCATTTACTATTTTACAATTTACCAATTAGGCAACCCTTTAGGTAATGTTGATACTGCTGGAGTTATTGGATCATATATAGGTTTGGTTGCCCTCGGGGCTGTTTTTACTTCCATCGGTATATTATCTTCATTGATTACTACCAACCAGATTGTTTCATTCATCATTGCTGTATTCTTATGCTTCTTTATCTACACGGGTTTTGAGTCATTGGCAGCAATTAATGTTTGGTCGTCATCTTCATTATTCATTGAACAATTAGGCATTCTTTATCACTATAGAGCTATGAGTAAAGGTCTGATAGATACCCGTAATCTGATATACTTTTTGAGTGTTCTGACATTTATGCTGATGCTAACCAAATTTATTTTAGGGAGTAGAAGATGGTAA
- the gldG gene encoding gliding motility-associated ABC transporter substrate-binding protein GldG, whose product MVNLESKRLEDILRLLIGLTLIVWVNVLSSQFFERIDLTEEKRYTIKEATKEMLSGLDDKVYVEVFLAGKLNSSFTRFQRSIRETLEEFQVYSDNKVQFTFTDPSSALNEKARNEFMQNIMARGIQPTRVFEENDGASQSKLIFPGAVISYGGAEEGVMLLGGNRSATAEEKINQSIEGIEYALASTIYNLASIERKSVGIVKGHDELSELEMSSLLVSLRASYVVRDVSLQNEVENTDALFIAKPTTKFSETEKYHLDQYLMSGGKVFMMLDKLQANMDSASNMANYSFPYDLNLDDQLFKYGVRINNDLIQDFSAASYPVNVSAVGDEPQIKLLKWWFYPILNRFGDHVITKNLFGVLGKFVSTIDTVKADGVKKTPLIYTSDYSRTMTAPVNVSLQDLRKQVTPEMFGKSQLPVAYLLEGQFNSLYKNRFKPKGVNTSEFVEVSSKDAKLIVVSDGDLARNDINPKTGSPQPLGYDPFTQTTYANEDFILNAINYLVDDQGLITARGKEVKIRPLNKVKIKEEKLYWQLLNIVLPIVLVIVYGLLRYILRKRKYTGFKTD is encoded by the coding sequence ATGGTAAATTTAGAATCTAAAAGGCTCGAAGATATATTGAGGCTCCTCATCGGTCTTACGCTGATTGTGTGGGTCAATGTGCTTTCTTCCCAATTCTTTGAACGTATTGACCTTACCGAGGAGAAAAGATATACCATTAAAGAAGCGACTAAGGAAATGCTTTCCGGACTGGACGACAAGGTATATGTGGAAGTTTTTCTGGCAGGTAAGCTTAACTCAAGCTTTACTCGTTTTCAGCGTTCAATAAGAGAAACGCTGGAAGAGTTCCAGGTGTATTCAGACAACAAAGTTCAGTTCACTTTTACTGATCCCTCATCGGCTTTAAATGAAAAAGCGCGGAATGAGTTCATGCAAAACATTATGGCTCGAGGAATTCAGCCCACCCGTGTTTTTGAAGAGAATGATGGCGCCAGCCAAAGCAAACTTATATTTCCTGGTGCTGTAATTTCCTATGGCGGGGCCGAGGAAGGTGTAATGTTATTAGGTGGTAACAGATCAGCTACAGCAGAAGAAAAAATCAATCAATCTATTGAAGGAATTGAGTATGCCTTGGCATCCACTATTTATAATCTGGCAAGTATTGAAAGAAAATCTGTAGGCATTGTTAAGGGGCATGACGAACTAAGTGAACTTGAAATGTCCAGTTTGTTGGTCTCTTTACGTGCAAGTTATGTTGTAAGAGATGTTAGCTTACAAAATGAAGTGGAAAATACAGATGCTCTGTTTATAGCAAAGCCTACCACAAAATTTAGTGAAACGGAAAAATATCATTTAGATCAATATTTAATGTCTGGTGGGAAAGTGTTTATGATGCTTGATAAACTGCAGGCAAACATGGATAGTGCTTCGAATATGGCCAATTATTCATTTCCTTATGACTTGAATTTAGATGATCAGCTTTTTAAATACGGTGTTAGAATTAATAATGATTTGATTCAGGATTTCAGTGCGGCCAGCTATCCGGTAAACGTTAGTGCCGTAGGTGATGAACCTCAAATTAAATTATTGAAATGGTGGTTTTATCCCATTTTAAATCGATTTGGAGATCATGTTATAACTAAAAACCTGTTTGGTGTACTAGGTAAGTTTGTGAGTACGATAGATACAGTAAAAGCCGATGGAGTTAAAAAAACACCTTTAATTTACACTTCTGATTATTCCAGAACCATGACTGCTCCAGTAAATGTTTCCTTGCAAGATCTACGAAAACAGGTAACGCCTGAAATGTTCGGTAAATCTCAATTACCGGTTGCGTATCTGTTGGAGGGACAGTTTAATTCATTATATAAAAACCGGTTTAAACCGAAAGGTGTGAATACATCAGAGTTTGTAGAAGTGAGTTCAAAAGATGCCAAATTAATAGTAGTGAGTGATGGTGATTTGGCAAGAAATGATATTAATCCAAAAACAGGGAGTCCGCAACCTTTAGGTTATGATCCTTTTACTCAAACTACTTATGCCAACGAAGATTTTATATTAAATGCCATCAATTACCTTGTAGATGATCAGGGTTTAATAACAGCACGCGGTAAAGAAGTTAAAATCAGGCCGTTGAATAAAGTAAAGATTAAGGAAGAAAAGCTTTATTGGCAATTGTTAAACATCGTTTTACCAATAGTTCTGGTTATAGTTTATGGACTTCTCAGGTACATACTGAGAAAAAGAAAGTATACCGGATTTAAAACTGATTGA
- a CDS encoding thioredoxin-like domain-containing protein produces MKNIFLIITIICSFNAVFAQKYKLDFKVKGLADTTVYLGNYFGESTYLKDTARVNSKGEFTFDGNRDLESGMYFLVLNKTRLFDFLVDKNKQFKISTSTDDYVTNLSVEGDISNQLFIDDMKFNAERNKEASPFVKIVQDSLSSEQETQLARAELDKINDKVVAHQDKIIEEHPDLLISKIFLANRRTDIPETPEGEDPTEFGYKYLKKNYWNNFDLGDPAMLRLGRPVYKEKVENFFNRLIIPQPDSILKQVELLAKEAKATQDTYKYFIWTVTLLYQNPTIMGLDKVFVELIDKYFESGEMDFWANAQLKKNLKERADQLRLSLIGNKAANMVMMDKNKQMKSLYAIPNKYTVIYFFDPDCGHCKKETPVLADFYNTTKYDVEIFAVSADTSMVKMENYINKMGMKWITVNGPRTATGSYHNSYDANTTPTIYVLDDKKKIIAKKIPAARLEDFLTQYEKFHVESENEQ; encoded by the coding sequence ATGAAAAACATTTTTTTAATTATCACCATAATCTGTTCTTTCAATGCGGTATTTGCTCAAAAATACAAGCTTGATTTTAAGGTTAAGGGATTAGCAGACACCACCGTGTATCTGGGTAACTATTTTGGTGAGAGCACTTATTTGAAAGATACTGCTCGAGTGAATAGCAAAGGTGAGTTTACTTTTGATGGCAATCGAGATCTGGAATCGGGTATGTATTTTCTCGTTTTGAATAAAACCAGATTATTTGATTTTCTTGTTGACAAGAACAAGCAATTCAAAATTAGCACCTCTACAGATGATTACGTCACCAACTTAAGCGTAGAAGGTGATATCAGCAATCAGCTGTTCATAGATGATATGAAGTTTAACGCTGAAAGAAATAAAGAAGCTTCGCCTTTTGTTAAAATAGTTCAGGATTCACTCTCTTCAGAACAAGAAACTCAATTAGCAAGAGCTGAATTAGATAAAATTAACGACAAGGTAGTAGCGCATCAGGATAAAATAATTGAAGAACACCCTGATTTATTAATCTCAAAAATATTTTTAGCGAATAGAAGAACTGACATTCCTGAAACTCCTGAAGGAGAAGACCCAACTGAGTTTGGTTATAAATATCTAAAGAAAAATTACTGGAATAACTTCGACCTTGGAGACCCTGCCATGTTAAGATTAGGACGCCCAGTTTATAAAGAAAAAGTTGAGAACTTTTTTAATCGCCTAATAATTCCACAACCTGATTCAATCCTTAAGCAGGTCGAGCTATTGGCAAAAGAGGCGAAAGCCACTCAAGATACTTACAAATATTTTATATGGACGGTTACGCTACTTTATCAGAACCCTACAATTATGGGTCTTGACAAAGTATTTGTTGAACTGATAGACAAGTACTTTGAGTCTGGAGAAATGGACTTTTGGGCAAATGCACAGCTGAAAAAGAACTTAAAAGAAAGGGCTGATCAATTAAGACTAAGCTTGATAGGTAACAAAGCGGCCAATATGGTGATGATGGATAAGAATAAACAAATGAAATCGCTCTACGCTATTCCAAATAAATATACTGTAATCTACTTCTTCGACCCCGATTGTGGGCATTGTAAAAAAGAAACTCCTGTTTTGGCAGACTTCTATAATACCACTAAATATGATGTAGAAATTTTTGCTGTAAGTGCCGATACTTCGATGGTTAAAATGGAAAACTACATCAACAAAATGGGGATGAAATGGATAACGGTAAACGGTCCGCGAACTGCTACCGGCTCCTATCACAACTCTTACGATGCCAACACAACTCCAACCATCTATGTACTTGACGATAAGAAAAAGATCATAGCAAAGAAGATTCCAGCAGCTCGGTTGGAGGATTTCCTTACTCAGTATGAGAAATTCCATGTTGAGTCCGAAAATGAACAGTAA
- the pbpC gene encoding penicillin-binding protein 1C has product MYIKYAGWVLLGALVIWFYFCLPKPLFDVPYSIAVVDANHKLLGASTAQDGQWRLPLSDSIPNKFEKALLHFEDEYFYWHLGINPVSIGKALIQNIESGEVVRGGSTLSMQVIRLSRNSPPRTYSEKIYEMILAIRLELGYSKKEILGLYSAHAPFGGNVVGLEAASWRYYGRPAHLLSWGEAATLAVLPNAPGLIYPGRNQQTLRNKRNRLLDKLVEKGILDQLDAELAQTEPLPGKPKALPNEAPHLLTHYKIKYPKGQTRYFKTTLSQVTQQKVNRIVQRHANELRSNHIYNAAVLVVETKTGNIISYVGNTHDPKNAHENAVDIIKSRRSSGSTLKPFLYERMLASGQLMPKMLLPDVPTYFSGYSPQNFDEKYDGAVAADQALARSLNVPAVRMLQNYGVEIFHQDLQEIGLQTIDRSAWDYGLSLILGGAEITLKDLVASYRKLALSAMYPINQPNDLTEIHFDQNTINLKKSKFNSTASWLTLEALKDMERPVEGENWKQFESNKTIAWKTGTSFGHRDAWAVGVTPEYIVGVWVGNADGEGRPGMTGASTAAPLMFKVHKLLPSRSWFNQPETDILKMTVCKQSGYLPSQYCKDLVTQYTTMQAENSGTCPYHTMVNLDETKTYRVNADCYRVTDAEQQSWFVLPSIMERFYKRKNPFYKELPPYLDGCLADRNLIDIVYPHPNAKLFIPRDLSGEKQRIVMDAATNAENATIFWHLNEEFLGSTDSEHQMEVLLAQGDYTLTIVSNTGESLSRKFSVVDN; this is encoded by the coding sequence ATGTACATCAAATATGCTGGCTGGGTCTTACTGGGTGCATTGGTCATCTGGTTCTACTTTTGTCTGCCTAAGCCGCTGTTTGATGTACCTTACAGCATTGCTGTTGTAGATGCTAATCATAAACTATTAGGTGCTTCAACCGCTCAAGACGGGCAGTGGAGGTTGCCTTTAAGCGATTCAATTCCTAATAAATTTGAGAAAGCATTACTTCATTTTGAAGATGAATATTTCTATTGGCATTTAGGTATTAACCCGGTTTCAATAGGGAAAGCACTTATCCAGAATATTGAATCTGGCGAAGTGGTCAGAGGTGGAAGCACGCTTTCCATGCAGGTAATCAGATTGTCGAGAAATAGTCCCCCCAGAACATATTCCGAAAAAATCTATGAAATGATTCTTGCTATTCGTCTGGAGTTGGGCTACAGTAAGAAGGAAATTTTAGGATTGTATTCAGCTCATGCGCCATTTGGTGGCAATGTTGTTGGTTTAGAGGCAGCATCATGGAGGTATTATGGCAGGCCGGCACATTTACTATCATGGGGTGAGGCTGCCACACTTGCAGTTTTGCCGAATGCTCCGGGGCTTATTTACCCCGGCAGAAATCAACAAACATTACGAAACAAGCGAAACCGTTTACTTGACAAATTGGTTGAAAAAGGAATTTTGGATCAACTAGATGCAGAATTGGCTCAAACTGAACCGTTACCGGGTAAGCCTAAAGCTCTACCCAACGAAGCGCCACATTTACTTACACATTATAAAATAAAGTACCCGAAAGGGCAAACGCGCTATTTTAAAACTACGCTTTCACAAGTTACACAGCAAAAGGTTAACCGTATCGTGCAGCGGCATGCCAATGAGCTGCGAAGTAATCATATCTACAATGCAGCAGTGTTAGTAGTTGAGACCAAAACAGGAAATATTATTTCCTATGTAGGAAATACACACGACCCAAAAAATGCCCACGAAAATGCAGTTGATATTATCAAATCAAGGAGAAGTTCAGGAAGTACTCTAAAGCCATTTTTATATGAGCGCATGCTGGCTTCTGGTCAACTGATGCCCAAAATGCTTCTCCCAGATGTTCCAACTTACTTTTCAGGGTATTCACCCCAAAACTTCGATGAGAAGTATGATGGAGCAGTTGCAGCGGATCAGGCACTGGCCAGATCTCTGAATGTTCCTGCAGTACGGATGCTTCAGAACTATGGAGTAGAAATATTTCATCAAGACCTGCAGGAAATCGGCCTGCAAACTATTGACAGAAGTGCATGGGATTATGGTTTATCCTTGATCTTAGGTGGGGCAGAAATCACACTGAAAGATTTGGTTGCTTCGTACAGAAAACTGGCTTTGAGCGCTATGTATCCTATTAATCAGCCAAATGATTTGACAGAAATTCATTTTGATCAAAACACCATCAATCTTAAAAAAAGTAAGTTTAACTCAACGGCCTCATGGCTTACTCTAGAAGCGCTGAAAGACATGGAGAGACCGGTAGAAGGTGAGAACTGGAAACAGTTTGAATCGAACAAGACCATTGCTTGGAAAACAGGTACCAGCTTTGGCCATCGTGATGCGTGGGCAGTTGGTGTTACTCCAGAGTATATTGTAGGAGTTTGGGTAGGTAATGCTGATGGCGAAGGCAGACCTGGCATGACGGGTGCTTCAACAGCCGCACCATTGATGTTCAAAGTGCATAAATTATTACCAAGCCGCAGCTGGTTTAATCAACCAGAGACCGATATTCTTAAAATGACTGTTTGCAAGCAATCTGGCTATCTGCCCTCGCAATATTGCAAAGATTTGGTAACTCAATATACAACAATGCAGGCCGAAAATAGCGGCACTTGTCCGTATCATACTATGGTAAACCTAGATGAAACGAAAACCTATAGAGTGAATGCTGACTGTTATCGGGTTACAGATGCCGAGCAACAAAGTTGGTTTGTATTACCCTCCATCATGGAAAGGTTTTATAAGCGTAAAAACCCTTTTTACAAGGAACTGCCACCTTATCTGGATGGCTGTCTGGCTGATCGAAATCTGATAGATATCGTTTATCCACATCCGAATGCCAAGTTATTTATACCCAGAGACCTTAGCGGTGAAAAGCAGCGCATCGTCATGGATGCAGCCACCAATGCGGAAAATGCGACTATTTTCTGGCATTTGAATGAAGAGTTTCTCGGTTCCACAGACTCCGAACATCAAATGGAAGTATTGCTCGCGCAAGGCGATTATACATTGACAATTGTCTCGAATACAGGCGAATCATTATCTAGGAAGTTTAGTGTGGTTGATAATTAA
- the gldA gene encoding gliding motility-associated ABC transporter ATP-binding subunit GldA, which produces MSIRVNQLTKYFGEQKALDQISFSAGKGEIVGFLGPNGAGKSTTMKITTGYLPPDSGTVEVCGIDVEQNPLTVKKKVGYLPEHNPLYLDMYVREYLEFIGKVHKVSGNTLKGRINEVVEMCGLTREQNKLIGALSKGYRQRVGLAQALIHDPEVLVLDEPTTGLDPNQIIEIRNLIKNTSADKTVIFSSHIMQEVQALCDRVVVIDRGRIVADDKIEQLKSEKVEVVSLVLEFSSAPNSDELKAIDGVISIEPISDLKYRIKATTTNDVRPQLFDFASEKGLKLLGLQQEEVTMENVFRELTNTKS; this is translated from the coding sequence ATGTCGATACGAGTCAATCAACTCACTAAATATTTCGGAGAACAAAAGGCACTAGACCAAATTTCTTTTAGCGCAGGCAAAGGAGAAATAGTAGGGTTCCTTGGGCCTAATGGTGCGGGTAAATCTACCACCATGAAAATAACCACCGGATATTTACCACCAGATAGCGGTACAGTTGAAGTGTGCGGTATCGATGTAGAACAGAATCCCCTCACTGTTAAGAAGAAGGTAGGCTATTTGCCTGAACATAATCCACTCTATCTGGATATGTACGTGCGTGAATATTTAGAATTTATCGGGAAGGTGCATAAGGTTAGTGGCAATACCCTAAAAGGCAGAATAAATGAGGTTGTTGAAATGTGTGGCTTAACTCGTGAGCAGAACAAGCTCATTGGCGCTTTATCTAAAGGCTACCGACAGCGTGTTGGATTGGCTCAGGCACTGATTCATGATCCTGAAGTACTTGTTTTAGATGAACCAACTACCGGATTAGATCCTAATCAAATTATAGAAATTAGAAATTTGATTAAAAATACTAGCGCTGATAAAACAGTAATCTTCAGTTCGCATATAATGCAGGAAGTTCAGGCTTTGTGCGATAGAGTGGTGGTTATTGATAGAGGTAGAATTGTAGCTGATGATAAAATAGAGCAGTTGAAATCTGAAAAAGTGGAGGTGGTTTCCTTGGTGCTTGAGTTTTCAAGTGCACCTAATAGTGATGAGTTGAAGGCAATTGATGGCGTAATCTCGATAGAACCCATTTCTGATTTAAAATATAGAATTAAGGCCACTACTACTAATGACGTAAGGCCTCAGTTGTTTGATTTTGCCTCTGAGAAGGGTTTGAAGTTGCTCGGGCTTCAACAAGAGGAGGTAACGATGGAGAATGTATTTAGAGAGCTAACCAATACTAAATCATGA
- a CDS encoding outer membrane beta-barrel protein, with amino-acid sequence MKKKLLLIFLLSAFYFTSIQAQNFRAYIIAGFNVSQIEGDELSGYNKAGLIFGGATNFKLDEKWSFQQEIVYYQRGSRATDEELEADDFTKLRVDYIDISILPVYHIDEKWSVIGGLGYGFFIDVVSDLNAERSVFENDLFFALGPQYQLSYKLLASIRLQFSTITVLDFQDAYNNSINFTIRYKL; translated from the coding sequence ATGAAGAAGAAACTTTTACTCATCTTTTTACTTTCAGCTTTTTACTTTACATCCATTCAGGCGCAAAACTTCAGAGCCTATATCATTGCAGGTTTTAACGTTTCACAAATTGAGGGCGATGAGCTTTCAGGTTACAATAAGGCGGGGCTAATTTTTGGTGGCGCTACTAACTTCAAGCTTGATGAAAAATGGTCTTTTCAGCAGGAGATTGTGTATTACCAAAGAGGTAGCCGAGCCACGGATGAAGAACTGGAAGCCGATGATTTTACCAAACTAAGAGTAGATTATATAGATATTTCAATACTGCCAGTCTATCATATAGATGAAAAATGGAGCGTTATTGGAGGCCTGGGTTATGGATTTTTCATTGATGTTGTATCAGACCTCAATGCAGAAAGATCAGTTTTTGAAAACGACCTGTTCTTTGCTCTTGGTCCACAATATCAATTGAGTTATAAACTTCTAGCTTCTATTAGACTGCAATTTTCAACAATCACAGTCTTAGACTTTCAGGATGCTTATAATAACAGCATCAACTTTACAATCAGATATAAATTATAA